cccccctcctcatgAAGTCTTTATGTGCTGCTTTGCCTTTAGTCTATACTGTCCTCTGCTGGACAACACTGAAATGCAATACGcctctttattttctgtattgtgATTGGATGATTTTATGTGTGATGGAAATTCATGGCTTAAGATACGACTAAATAATTGTCCCAGTaacatgtgtttttcatttaattatgaCCGTGAATTCATGCCTAAAAAGGAAATATAGATAACAACATGTATTGTATTTCACTTTACATCTTTTGCACCGTTACTCATTACTTGTTCTATTTTCTCTGAAGGTAATGGAGTTAGAAATGGTGCCACACTAGGAGGATATGGAGGTATACACCTTGATAAGTTCCTACTTTCTAATgtcaaatatattatttattattagtccAATTTGTGTCAAAGTTAATCCTGTGAGGCTATTGTCACGGTCAATATATACCTACCTTTAACAGTGCCTGCAGGATACGGAGGGCCAAACAGAGGCTTAAAACCTCAAACTACCAAAGGAGTTGGAGCAGTGTCACCTGGTGAAGGTGCTAAAACACTCAGCACTGGTAAGAATGATACATAAATACGTATGACACATGCAATTTTTGTGAATAATGATTACAGGATTTAAAAGTTTctttatgaaaatgtgtttcatagGTTACAGTGGTCCTGCTGGTGTACCTAACGGACATTTGGCCAATACTGGTAAATGCTCCTgtacatgtatttgtttgtgtcagcttTATCTCTCATATGTCGTTATGTTCTCTGTGCtttttgatttaacattttcgcccacatatttttgtttcttagGTTACGGCATGATGCCGAATGGAAAGGGTGCAGGTGCGTCCAATGGAAAGGGCCTTAAAGGAGGAGTTCTCTCTCTTGAGCAGCCGAGTGCAGCACCAGTGGAGGGTGCTACACCTCAACAAGCAACTCGAGGTGCAGCACCTGCTGCCCCAGAGCCGACCAGTGGTATCCTTGTTATGGTGACGCAAGAGAAATATCAAAAGCTGCCTTCACCTGTGCCACAAGGAAAAAGCTACAAACAGACACCACTAATCCCCCAGGCTACACCAGAACCAGCACCAGCTCTTCCTCAAGGCAAAGCCCTAAAGCCTGCACCGGAGCCCACACCAGAACCAGCATCCATGGGTTCAAGAGCAGCCACATCTGGATCTGCATCAGGAGTTCTCCAGGTTAACCCAGCACCagagccagcagcagctctaccTCAAGGCAAGTACCCTGAACCTGAATCTGTACAGTGTTGTGCAGTTTGTCTAATCACTGGTTCCACTATTTAACACTAGTGGAGCTTTACTTGTTTGACCATGTCGTCTTCAACCAAATCAATTAATAACTTTAAAATCACTGTTTGATTGTCCTTACTTTAAAAGATCGCTCCCCTGATGAGGTGAGAGAAAAGATCTGCTCTGTTAGACAGAGctgcatgtatgtatttatatcatAGTAGACAaataatgtttgtgtccaaTCATAGAACAGATAAATACAAACTCTTTGTTGCTAGCGACAAttcaacacttaaaaaacatgttttaattctcattggggttttttttatataattttctctgtcttatggctttaaataaaataaaataaaaatagccaGACACATTTAACTTTTAGTCGAATTAAATTCTTAGTTTTCAATGGAAAACATCAGATAATACTGGGTTCATATCTCACCGACTGTAGCAACAGAATTAAAATTAGTATACAGAAAAGCATATGCACATTTCATATGCACTTAGTGAGTGTAGTTATACTCTGTATCTAGATTGCTTTGTTTAGCATGTTTTGCACTGTTATAACGTTAAAATGAAGTGGCAGAATGTCACTGTACTGTTgattgaaatgtaaaaatgaagtgtgtactgtatgtttgcaaaCATCTCTCAagtttgtttgctgctttgctgtgtgtcacTGAGAAAGTAACCACTGTATtacatattcatgttttattttttgataacAGATATTGTAAGATATCACACTAATGACTCTGTGGTCTGCAGCTGAAGGCGACAAAAGCCAAACTTTCCATTATAAAGTCTTGGTAATTTCCACAGCATTAATGTGGAACATAATAGAGAAAAGTGCTGTTCTCTTGAAACATAAAGctcaaatgaatgtttttatgatttttttttcctgctgccGTAGTTTCATAGTGTTTGAATCTTTAAAATATCAAGAATACAAACTATTCCGTTTTCAATCACTCGGCCTCTCAatgcataatataatatatgatatgtTGCTCTTGAATTTGTACTGTAAATGCACttgtacatgcacaaacatgttgaatctgagaaaaaagaaatttaacTTGGAGGCTTGTCATGTgggtattgtgtgtgtatatatatgtaaatgttcATGAAATGTATGACCTCTAGGTTATGTGACTGGAAGCACTGTGCCTGAGCAAAATGGTGCAGAGGCAGATGTTCTTTTTGGGGTAGACAGCACCAGTGAAGGGGATGCTGCCCCTGAGAGCACCAAATCCCTGAAAACCAAAGCTGTTCCAGAAACAGTGGCAGCTAAAGGTATGGGGAGCATCACCCCTGAAGAAACACTGTCTGTAGGGGTGCCTGAGGTTGCACCAGAAGAAGCTAACATCAAAAGTCAACCTGAGGCAGGACCTGACAGGCTCGGGGTCAAAGGTGTCCCTGCAGGAGAAACTGGTTCTACTGGTAAACTAAATGTTCATCTGGGTGTGTCTAATAGTGTTGTATTgcatggtgatgatgatgactcaGTCCTGTGTTTGTCCTAACTTTAAGTCTGTTGCAGAATTGTGGACATGATCACTCAACGTGTCTTACACTGCaagatttgtgttgttttaatggCTAGGATTCAGTCACACTTTTAAATGCATTCTCACTATCAATATAATAAACTATCTAGACCTATTAAGGTTGATCATGGAGGCATAATGACATAAACAGAGTGAGAAATGCTAAATGTCAACTGGGGAGTGAATCCTAGCCAGTGCTCCTGGTTATATTTGTCATAGCTAGACAGATTTTTGTgtagttttgtgtgttgcatGCTCTCTTCAGAGTCGTGTCATAAAATGACCATTAACTTGTGTTCACTTGTGTTTATCTCTAATGTTGAATCTCTCACCCAACTTTGTCAAATTGGCAAATAGGCTTATTTGCTAAGAGTTGGACAATAAGATTAAACCACTCTCACATCACAACTTTGTCGTTTTTACacttaaagttttgttttcttgttgccTTTGGGCCGATCCATGTAAGATGTCCCccacatttacagtttttatgctaagctaaaatAAATGTCTCCTGACTGTAGCTGCATATTCACCTGACAAATATGAGAGTGGTTGATCTTCCCATCTCAGCAAGAGAGCAAATCAGCGTATTTCCCAGAAAGACAAACTATTCCTTTTAACATTTGGAGCAGGTTGAGAATTAACCAATTcacaatttgtctttttctagATAGAAGTGTTCAGTGTGTCACCTTGTCGTGTGGTCCTTGTGATGAATATGATCTTCTATTCCTATGAAATTcaatgttgtgttgtgtgtacatgGCTCATTTTCAACAAAGTCTTGATCTGTCAGTTTGTCCCTCTGATTTTCAGAGAGTGCAGGAGGAGCTACGATCTCCAAAGGACAGGGAGCTAAAGCAGCCAAACCTGgtaaacatttgtcttttttttctttgaacatGAACTCATCTGAGAGCTGAAGGCCTGTCTCAAGATGAACTTTTCATGTCGTATCATCAGTTCACAATTTTATTTATCCAGTACTTCGGTTCCAAAACTGACACTGATGAAATATTTGCATGCCAACATGATGAACTCATCTTCCAAAAAGGTACAAACAGATTGGAAGAGTCCAAATATAAAGCAGCTTTTGTTAGTAGATTCAAACACAAAGTTTCAGGAACATCAATAACACAAACTCGTGTGTTTGGTGGTTGATTGTTTggttgtgtatttatgtttgtttgctttaaaatcttgatttttgcatgttttcatcgGTTTGCTAGACTGTGGACCGTCGGGAGTACCAAATGGACAATGGATGAAAATTCCACGACCTGGTAAACTAAGAGCACTCTATTTGAATACTGCTGATGTGTATGGCCTTTAAGCCACCATGTGACAAAATGATTAGCATAGTTTCAGTGGTCTAATAGCATACAAAAATGTGAATCTGTACTTTTACTACAcgacaatgtttttttgaattGAAGGAAGCAAAAACTTTATCCACTGATTGTAGATTTGTAACATTAGCTTCATCACTACCTTGATTTGAATATTAAACACAGCAAGTCAAACTAAGTGTACacattgttttgtcatttaagGTTATGGAGGTTATGGTAATGGAGGTGCTGGAGCATCCtctggcacaaacacaaaaggtaATTGTACACTAGAGACTCCGTTCATGAAATAACAATGTATTTTGCGTAGATACAAGAAtaattattgtttatattatttatgattgttttatttgttttgaggTCTTGGAGCAGGAGCCGGTCTTCCAAACGGATATGGTGGTAAACCAAACGGTAAATCTTCATTCTCAAACTTCATGTGTAGGACATGTTCACAGTGGAGCATTTTGCAGATGATAATTGAAGCCTGCGGCAGATTTCATCATTATGAAAATGCAAGAATAAATGCAGTGACTGCAATGTGATATTGTGTCACTGTTTAGGATACGGTGCCAGTGCGGGAGGATATTCAAACGGAGGCGGAGCTAAAGCAAACAAACCAGGTAATTGATTGTTTGAGCAGTTTTCTTCTGTTGTCATCAACTAGTTTCAGAACATACTGCTGAGACCTTTGAGTAAAGCACACATTTATCTAGGCACATAACATCTTTACTTTGATGATGTGCACTGACACAGACGAGAGAGTATAACGTCTGAAGTCCATGACGTAAAACTCATAATACTCCAATAATGCCACTGAAACTATTGAAATGAGAtggtaattatttatttatataactgtgttttactgtactaTAAAAGTGAAGGTAAAGGCCTTAATGAAGTTCCGTTTATTCAAAGGTTATGGAGCAGGAGCCTACCCTGTCCCTGGACTTATCAATGGATATGGAGCTGGTAATCTTTAatattaacataaacataatttaCAGGGTTAcaagtatgtgttttttttttcagtttcattcacATGTCATTAGATTTTCAAAGTACATTTGGTTTTATGTGTGCAGGATTTGGATATCCTTATGCAGGGAAACCTCAGCAACCTggtaagtcttttttttttttctttgttcatcttCATAAGGATCAggaataattcataataatttgAAGTGTGGAACGTGCTTTAATAATTGTTCTGTATGCTCTCAGGTTACGGACAAGGAGCTTACCTTGGAGCTGGATATGGAAATTCATATGGAGGTGCATTTCAAAAGGATAAGctttaaatattgtgttttaattcaACATGTAAGATGATAGGTTAGGCCTACAGTAGCTTTGTGAATTCTGATTTTAGACCATCAAAAGTTGAATTCTGTCATTTTCTTCAGGTAATACAGGTCTGGGTGAGGCAGGAAAGTCTAAATCAGGTAGGCTTCAGTGTTTACACTAACTTTATTAAAGAGTTCATAAATCAATATAACACATTGAGTCTATAAATTATATGATATATTCCTGCAGTTGCCACTGTGTTATTGTAGCCATTTAGCTCAGCCTACTACTTTAGTTTATGTTTGGTGACGATTTATGTCCTTTCTGCAGGGTATGGAAATGGTGCTGCTGTACAGCCTGACTATGCAAGTAAGTATCATTAGGacattttattcagaaaatCTCATTGGTAACAATTTCATTCATGTGaatgtcatttctgtttttttcaggtCTTGGCCAGGGTGTACCTGCTGCCAATGGCAAATCAGGTATGAGACAGGGAGCAAGTGAGGGAACACATGGGTGAAATATCAGACATAAATAGTGACACAGCAAAAATAATCCACCATCATCCAACCTACTGCTCATTCTGCAGGTGGGGCCAAACAGACTCCCTACAATGGCGCACCGATCGTTCCTGTTGGTTTAGATGGTAAGACAATGTCATcgtataaaaatatgattttaaaatgtgtgaacagTAAGATTTTACCAGTAAGCAGAATCATCTCtagtgaaaaaacagaaaagtaacaCTCATTGATATTGGGttacagaaatgtgttttgtgtccaaaaacagacataaatgtGAAAAAGGGGCAAAGTAagaaattaaaaactaaaataggATTGGTTGAAATTTAAAATGCTGGTATGGAGCACATTTTGAGCTCCGTGCCTTAGGCAGCAATAAATCATGTCAGTCTATTTTAGTGCATCTAAAGCAGCAACTAAGGAGTAACTCATAAAATTCGTTGAAATCATCTTGATATTTCAGGGCCAGTTTGTTGGACTATCAATGTGTTTGCCTTTTAACTTCACTAATATGATCATTCTGATTTCAGCCTTGGTCTCAATACTGTGAAGATGTTAGCAGCATATTCATCTCAAGGTGTAAAAGTCAACAGATGcattacacaaacatttcctttgTGCTCATGTAGGTGTGAGCCAGTTTGAGCCTCAGTCTGCTGGCCTTGGTCCAAATGCAAAATTGGGCAGCAAGTATGGTGGTATGTAGAACTGTGTCTTTCAAATCTGTAATACCACTTGGCGCagataagaaaacattttggtttgtatggtttttctctctcaagtGCTATTCTTTCCAAACTCCTTGTCCAACCATCATTGTTTGATTCTGCATTTCAAGAATGACACAGAAAGGACAAGAGTCCACCCCCGTTAGTTGCCCTTTTTTTGGCACCACTGGAGAAAATGATGTGCGTCTAACTCCAATCGAATGCTGCACACTATCCTTCGCCTGTCCTTTGTGCAATACTACTAATATGAAGGGCAGCTGCCATGCCCACCCACGCTCAGTGGTTGAGGGACATCATGTGCTGTCTAGGCCTTAAAAAAATCCGATGTAGATGTAACTCAGACAAGAAGTGTGAGGATCTTTCCTGAAATACAAATTGaacacttcttttcttttttgtctttctgttatACAGTCTGAGCCAGTCTATCAATTTCTAAACTCaccttcttttatttatttgattacttattcatctttctttttgttattctgTACAAAACCTGACTTCCAGCAAAGTCCTAAAATACTCCAGGAATGACTCTTTTGGAGTTCTGGCTTGTACATGGAGCTGATGAGGAGGAAAGGATTATTGAGATAAGACTGCAGGAAGTGCTTCTTTATCATAGATCTCTGCAAAACGCTGTAAATCGTTCTATATGTTTCACACTTTGCAAAATGTGGACATTGTGTAAAgaatgtttgtgtatttgtgcttaAATTAAAGGttaacacaaatatttaaaggacaaaacaatgtgaaatgCAAACACACCAGAACAAAAACTGTCTTCGATGTTACAGGAATGGGCGGTTTGCCTTTTGGTGGCCAGACACTTGGAATGGGCGCAGAGAAAACAAACGCCAAGTACGGTGAGTGCTTGTCGATCGTATCATTCCACTGTGAGGTAGCATGGGAAGTAAATTATACTGAACATTTATGGCTTTATGAGTTTCTGGCTAATAAAATCCTGCCTCACATCGATGTGCAGAACATGTGCCATTTAAAATAGAAATCATAAACTGGTTGAAGTGAGTTTATTTCTCACTCAGGTGCCAACCGACATTATTCTCTTCTCACTCGCTGCTCACTCTGATTTAGGCATTGGTGGGCTGCAGTTTGGTGGACAACCCCTCAGTACAGGGACGAATGGTGCAGGACATTATGGTATGTCTGTGTCTTATTATTGAATgctttcagtctgttttttgtgGACACTGTATGTAAGTCTTCATCAAAACTGTAAGTTAATTTATTTGTAATCTATGTGTGCTGATTGGATGTATAACCAAAGTTTCTGCTTATACTGTAAGGCTCATTATAACTCACAAAGAATCATTACAATCACGTGTGGCCAGTTTAATGAGTCCATGTTTCCCAACTGTTTGTCTCACCTATCTAGGTCGTTATGGTGGAAGCCCCTATGGTGACGGCAAATCATCTGGAAAATATGGTGAGTCATAGAACAAGCAGCATGTTGCATTTCAAAGTAATATGAAGTACCACAAGTaacatttaagtgtgtttgtccAAAGTGGAAAGCAAACCATCTAACCCTGACACACTGATGCACTGAACTACAAGCTAAAGCTGTTGatgatattaattaaaaatacttGCAGGTGGTCTTGGTGCAGGCACGGGAAGGGATGCTGCAACTGGAACATATGGTGAGCGTTTGCTGTGTCTTAGCAGCCATTCTAGAAATGCAGACTCTGTTTAGGGTCCATTTTGAGAGGTCATGTCATCATTATAAACtgttttccctccatctctgctcaGGATATGGTGGGTTCCCCAATGGTGGGCAACTTGTTGGTCTTGGCGGTAATGGAAATATACCTGGCAAATATGGTGAATTATTAACTTTTATTATCTGTAGtttatgatttgatttttacAAACAGTTCTTCTCTTTAaccttcctctttctctatgtcttcctctcttctgcAGGTTATGGAAGAATGCCTCATGAAGCTCAACCAGCTGGACTGAGCCCTGAAGCCAAATCTACTGGCAAATATGGTAATGACCTaaaaagtttcacattttactACTGGCAAATATGGTAATGACCTaaaaagtttcacattttatttgataattGCTCTATACTAAGTTAAGTTTAGCTGGTTGCTGAtagtagcttcatatttattatgCAAGAAGGCTAATAAAATATTGGAAACTGCTACCCTCCGTCCACCGGTAGCAAATCCACATAGCAggaattaacatgttatatcttgttaGTTTAGTCTGTACAggaaacaaagtgtaaaaaggACATATCACCATTTTATGAGGGTCATTCATGTGCTAGACCAGTGGACATGACAGGAAGTTATTCCTCAGCCCAGAGCCAAATGCAACAGTGATTTGTCTTCATGCTAAGATAAATTACCCAAGGAtgatttcccaaaatgtcgaaCATTTCTTTCAGTGATTTGTCCATGGAAAAGTAACCATACTTTTCTTCCAGGTCTGTCTGGCCTACAGTACCAGTCTGAATCTGTTGGACTTGGACAGAATGGAAAATTAACAGGCAAATACGGTAAGATTCAGCAAACATGACACCTACCTTCTAACTGTCGTTTGTTCATTTATTGGGTTTAacttctctttgtgtttgccAACTGCTAAGCTGGTGGCGACGTTCCCTATGCACCACAAACTCTTGGTTTTGGGAGTGAAGCAAAGTCTTCTGGAAAATATGGTAAATTCCATCATTTTATGTGTTCTTTTCATAACAATCatattctctctctgcatttaaTCCTGTTCACTAAATGGTTTCACGTCAATCTCTCAACAGATAACCAGGCGCAGCCCCTTGAATCTGCATCTGAAGGCAGATCTGGTGCAGAATATGGTATTTTGTCATTATTGCTTCTAATTACCTGACTAGTTGGAttagaaatgtgtaaataaattgtACATCCATCTATTTTTTTGCCTAGATACAGCTGGTTTACCTTATGAGCCCCTGCCTCTTGAGCCGGATTCAGCTGGAAAATCCTACGGTGAGTCAGGGAACTGTTTAATGTGGTAGTCTTTATTTCTGcatggttgtgttttttgtgtgtggctcCACTGCATTCAAGCAATGTTTCACTGTCACTTTCAGAAAATGTGGGCTATATAAATGGACAAGTGCAGCCAGAAGGTAAAACAAGGAACATGTTTCATCCCAGAATTTAGACAATAACACTGAAATCATAGTTTGCAGTGAtacagtttgtcttttctgctcTCCCTCCCTAGTTGTTGCATTTCCTGCAGCTCCCAATCCCAGCTCCACCCTTGCATACCCCTCTGACCCATCCTATCTGCCTGTGGAGTCCTCCTTTACACCTGATGTGGCGCCTGGTGCAGGTGTGGAAGACCTGCCTGATCCTGTGGGCACTGCCAGCCTCACCCTTGACTCCGCACCCGCTACAGGAATAGGGGGTGTGTTTGAGGCGCCTGAGCAACCTGATGACTCACTTCAACAACAGCTGCCACGTCAGATACACATTCAGCAGCATCTCAAGCTGCATTTTCACCAACAAGGCAAGTCCTGGGGAGGTTAAAGTACTGCTATTTTATTATCTAGATAAAAAATTCACTAAAGGTTGCACAATCTAAGGATAGCCGGATATAGCTGGCAGGGTGAGGACGTTTAGGTGTCATGTTGTAAACATGTATGATGTGCGAAAAGGAAGATTGTCTCCTCATAAGAACataactttttttcctttaaatacATTACTACACATGatttacattgtttacatttactgtatacTGAAGTCCTaagtcatgcattcatacattttatttcctgtttgctCGTGTTATTTCGAGTAATGACCTAAATaagttaatataaataaaatgtatgaatgcatgccAGAACTCCCCTTCAGGTTAGTTTATCGTAgccctgaaaaataaagaaatcaccCAGCAGATTTGGAACTCTGCAAgaatgtgaatgtttgtatttcccaaaatataaaattattcctttaaatttATCATGTTGAACATAAAAATCCAGGTAGGTGAATATAaatgagatagatagatatgaagTAAAGCGTGTGCATAACagcattgtttcttttctttcttttcaggaGCAAAAAATGGCAAATATGATTTGAATGGCTTCCTTGGAAATAGTGGCTATCAAGGTGACTGAccgagataaaaaaaaaaaaaaactgacatgatTTTCAGTTTGTTATATTTTTCTCAGCCATCCTACTCATGTATTTACTGCATTGTTTTCTCCACACAGGTTAACCCCGCCGACAACGACAAGCATAATCTCTATTTCTGCCGTTGTATATTATTTTTGGTTGTACCCTAATTgtatattatttttgtgtttgtaagtcTAGCGTAAAGACAACATTTAGACATTGCTGAGTTGTTAGGTTTTCTGTTTATGTActgtattatgtatattttaatgCCTTAACCGTTTTTGTCCTGCACTTACTGTTCGCTGTACAAGCAAAGAATTTTGTTTGGATCAGCCAGTTTTGCCTGATGTTATCAACTCAAAAATAATCCTGTAAAACTAATTTATTTTGCATGGGAAAGGGTTTTTTACTACTTGTAGCAAGCATCAATTTATGATTGTACAGTATTTGATTGAATAAAACCATCACTGAATACCAACAGTGGAAAGCTTTCTTCCCCAGATCGGTTAtgcatgcacataaacaaacatgggGAATAGGAACAGTCAGTAATAACATAATGGGAAATAAAGAATACATTCACCATGACTTTGAGGTGTGAACTAGTTATGAGGCATGACAAGGAGCAGCTGCTGTAGTGCATTTGGCTTTTTGTGAGGATTACTCCAGCTTAGGGATAAGAACACTTTGCTGATTGGTCCAACTGAAAGCATGCCACTTTGCCAGTTCAACAGGTTGCTTGCTTGGAATTACACCTGTCCAATGATGGGTTCAAGTACCAGAATTTCCGGCTAGTTGTGGTCATGACTGTGCCACAGAGTACAGAGCGAGCGTGCCCTGGTTTAGGATGTAAATAGTGAGGAACCTGCGCCGTCAACTAAATGTAAGGAAGTTGTGATGGTGCTTTACAAAGGACCGCGGCTGCTGGACTTTGCAAAGACTCCTACGCACCTTCAGTTCAACAAATATGTCCTGACAGGTTACAGACCTGTGTCCACGGTTCAGGAGTGCCTCTGGAGCCTCTTCTACATGCACAATGAGCTGGGGAACATTTACACCCATGGTAAGTCCAGAAATCGAGTGTGCATTGGCCTCTGATTGCCTTGCTGTTCTTCATCAAGGAATGCACTCTAGTAAGTAGTCAGTCTTATAGTCTTAGTATAGTAAAATATATCTTCAATGTTTGTCGTCTTTTATCCATTTAACTCATGCTGTGTATGTACAACCAAAACAGGACACACATATCGACTACTCTCACTTATGGCCAATTACAAGCATACTTGCCAAGAGTGTGTAATGAGGATATGGGGTATTAACTGTAATCTGTCCCGGGAATCCCTGCCCTGGAAATATCCTACTGTTAACAAGGTCTTTAAAGGTGTGTAGTTAGCTGACACTTTGCTGTAACTGCCCATATGTACATCAGGTGAAATGCATCCTATAGCTATTTAGACATTTGTGTGGagaataatgaaaatatgtaaattataaaatgtgttCTTTTGATATGAGATTTACAAATCAAACCTGATTTTAAGTTGTACGCACAAGCAAAGATGGAAATGTAACGCATGCATACTTTGAAACACCTTGAACTGTTGAGGGCATCTTCTCCATGCTCCATTTTCACCTTGGCTAACCCATAAGTTCATTAAGACTAACACTCTTACGAAGGGGAAGCAAAGGGCATAAGCTTCAGTGTGTTGCTCGGGTTTCCTCATGCACGTAGTCCACGTTTCATGTTGTTCCTcctaataaagaaacaaatacagGAACCACACACAGGCAATCTAATTCCTCATTTTGCTCTGCATAAGGTGAAATTTAATTGAACTTGCTTACTATGAAAACAGATCATAAACCTACAACATGCAGGCAGCATCAGCCCTACAAACCCGCAAACCTTTGGTCATACTGAATGAGTAACTGTCTCTAACAATAAAATACTCGTATgaccattcattttaatttcttcCTTTAACTCTTCTCATCTTGTTTCTCCCCtatcctcttttcttttccaactTCCAATTCTCCGCTCACCTCAGGCAtcccctttttccttttcttggtGCTGCTGCCTTTTAGTATCCCCTGGATGGAAGTGGACAGCTTCTGGATCTGTGTGGTCCACTACCTGGCCTGCCTCTGCCCCACCATAGGCTCTGTGGTCTACCATGTGTTCATGAACCATGTGGGAGGCGAACATGTGTACGACACCCTTCTCTCCCTGGATATGTTTGGGGTTTGCCTAGTTAACACCCTGGGTAGGTCGTTGATGCtatgttgtctgtttttacctAAAATTTTTAGATTTGTCACTGAGTGCAACGTCTTAAGTCCAAGTCACAACAAAATCATCTTTACTCTATACTTTCTGGAGCTTTAAACCACAGTCTTCATTGGTTTATGGAGCTGGCTCAGTTGTCACTACATGATAGAAAGAAAGCTTGAAACAAGCTAGTGGACTAGTGGAAGGTTCTGTCAGCCTACTTTTGCCAAAGTCAGGAATAAACTTTCACACCAGTGTTTTTTACATCTGTTGAGGAAAGTCAAATCTTCataaacaaattacaaatattTCTCATCTCTCAACTGTTGACCATTAAAACGACGAT
The nucleotide sequence above comes from Larimichthys crocea isolate SSNF chromosome XVI, L_crocea_2.0, whole genome shotgun sequence. Encoded proteins:
- the cmn gene encoding calymmin isoform X4 — protein: MMGQLLLQSVVILWLVQTAHTGGYSAASGVSNGHGPQPNGGRPQNGGGIGRMLMPSKGVGQAMGAQNGYGGYPTKGVGYGAAAGVANGGGVKGYGATAGVNNGQGGQQQGYGAQAGPTNGQQIKGNGYGAQAGVYGGQGTKGNGYGAAAGVSNGNGAKINGYGAQAGGYGGQGTKGNGYGAPAAGAPNGNGGRTNGYGAAAGVLGGNGAKPNGGNPAVLPGGNGAKSNGYGAQAGPTNGQQIKGNGYGAQAGAYAGQGTKGNGYGAAAGVSNGNGAKINGQGAAAGPSSGNGARPNGQGGAGSKPMKGYGRPPYGAGIGIGASRGLGVPQLARNQRMQAYGGNGYGAQPMGGYNGGYGSAGLGLGSRYGNGGMKGPKPGNGAAAGVSNGQGAKPNGYAGARAPNGNGALPNGYGYPSGGANKPAKSGYGNGYGAKPNGYGATRGGAMRPQPAQGYGNGAVPNGYGTKPNGYGAAAGAGAGVPKSYGAKPNGNGVRNGATLGGYGVPAGYGGPNRGLKPQTTKGVGAVSPGEGAKTLSTGYSGPAGVPNGHLANTGYGMMPNGKGAGASNGKGLKGGVLSLEQPSAAPVEGATPQQATRGAAPAAPEPTSGILVMVTQEKYQKLPSPVPQGKSYKQTPLIPQATPEPAPALPQGKALKPAPEPTPEPASMGSRAATSGSASGVLQVNPAPEPAAALPQESAGGATISKGQGAKAAKPDCGPSGVPNGQWMKIPRPGYGGYGNGGAGASSGTNTKGLGAGAGLPNGYGGKPNGYGASAGGYSNGGGAKANKPGYGAGAYPVPGLINGYGAGFGYPYAGKPQQPGYGQGAYLGAGYGNSYGGNTGLGEAGKSKSGYGNGAAVQPDYASLGQGVPAANGKSGGAKQTPYNGAPIVPVGLDGVSQFEPQSAGLGPNAKLGSKYGGMGGLPFGGQTLGMGAEKTNAKYGIGGLQFGGQPLSTGTNGAGHYGRYGGSPYGDGKSSGKYGGLGAGTGRDAATGTYGYGYGRMPHEAQPAGLSPEAKSTGKYGLSGLQYQSESVGLGQNGKLTGKYAGGDVPYAPQTLGFGSEAKSSGKYDNQAQPLESASEGRSGAEYDTAGLPYEPLPLEPDSAGKSYENVGYINGQVQPEVVAFPAAPNPSSTLAYPSDPSYLPVESSFTPDVAPGAGVEDLPDPVGTASLTLDSAPATGIGGVFEAPEQPDDSLQQQLPRQIHIQQHLKLHFHQQGAKNGKYDLNGFLGNSGYQG